Proteins from a genomic interval of Clostridium cochlearium:
- the citF gene encoding citrate lyase subunit alpha — protein MKNILGRELPDFIEGYGKVKPFEGAFENCGVVEKKSVKVKSVIPGEEKVLKSVEEAIEKVELKDGMTISFHHHLRNGDYVLNMVMEAIAKKGIKDITIAASSIFPIHEPLVEYMKQGIVTGVYANYMSGPVAEAISKGCLKNPAVMMTHGGRPRAIESGDLHIDVAFLAAPTADTYGNVNGTEGKSACGALGYSICDAEYADKVVAITDNLVPYPASPIEISQIYVDYVVNVESIGDPAGIVSGTTRITKDPVGLKIAKMATEVIEASGLVKDGISFQTGAGGTSLAVAAELKEVMKKKGVVGSFAAGGVTGYIVEMFEEGLFKSIFDVQCFDLKAAESYKKNSAHMPMSSSMYGNPHNKGAVVNNLDVMILGATEIDTDFNVNVTTGSDGVIMGGSGGHSDTAAGSKLSIIVTNLVKARLPIIKDKVTTITTPGESIDVIVTERGIAVNPRRKDLIEKLKETNLPVMTIEELKELAEKMTGTPNPIETTDEIVAVIEYRDGTVIDVVKKPLE, from the coding sequence ATGAAAAATATACTTGGTAGAGAGTTACCAGATTTCATAGAAGGTTATGGAAAAGTAAAACCTTTTGAAGGTGCCTTTGAAAATTGTGGTGTTGTAGAAAAAAAATCAGTAAAAGTGAAAAGTGTAATACCAGGTGAAGAAAAGGTTTTAAAAAGCGTTGAAGAAGCAATAGAAAAAGTAGAATTAAAAGATGGAATGACTATATCCTTCCACCACCATTTAAGAAATGGTGACTATGTTTTAAATATGGTTATGGAAGCTATAGCTAAAAAAGGCATAAAGGATATAACTATAGCTGCAAGTTCAATATTCCCAATACATGAACCTCTTGTAGAATATATGAAACAAGGTATAGTTACAGGAGTATATGCAAACTATATGTCAGGACCAGTAGCAGAAGCTATATCAAAAGGATGCCTAAAGAACCCAGCTGTAATGATGACTCACGGTGGAAGACCAAGAGCTATAGAAAGTGGAGATTTACATATAGATGTAGCTTTCTTAGCAGCACCTACAGCAGATACTTATGGTAATGTAAATGGAACAGAAGGAAAATCTGCTTGTGGAGCATTAGGATATTCAATTTGTGACGCTGAATATGCAGACAAAGTTGTAGCTATAACTGATAATTTAGTGCCATATCCAGCATCTCCAATTGAAATTAGCCAAATATATGTTGACTACGTTGTAAATGTAGAATCAATTGGTGATCCAGCAGGAATAGTTTCAGGTACTACAAGAATAACAAAAGATCCAGTAGGATTAAAAATAGCTAAAATGGCTACAGAAGTTATAGAAGCTTCTGGATTAGTAAAGGATGGTATATCATTCCAAACAGGAGCAGGAGGAACTTCATTAGCAGTAGCAGCTGAATTAAAAGAAGTAATGAAGAAAAAAGGTGTTGTTGGAAGTTTCGCTGCAGGTGGTGTAACAGGATATATCGTTGAAATGTTTGAAGAAGGATTATTTAAAAGCATATTTGACGTACAATGCTTTGACTTAAAAGCAGCAGAATCTTATAAAAAGAATTCAGCACATATGCCAATGTCATCTTCAATGTACGGAAATCCACACAATAAAGGTGCAGTTGTAAATAACCTTGATGTAATGATTCTTGGTGCAACTGAAATAGATACAGACTTTAACGTTAACGTTACAACAGGATCTGATGGAGTAATAATGGGTGGTTCAGGTGGACACAGTGATACAGCTGCAGGTTCAAAATTATCTATAATAGTTACAAATCTTGTAAAAGCAAGATTACCTATTATCAAAGATAAAGTAACTACTATTACTACACCAGGAGAAAGTATAGATGTAATAGTTACTGAAAGAGGTATAGCTGTAAACCCAAGAAGAAAAGACTTAATAGAAAAGTTAAAAGAAACAAATCTTCCAGTTATGACTATAGAAGAATTAAAAGAATTAGCTGAAAAAATGACAGGAACTCCAAATCCAATAGAAACAACAGATGAAATAGTTGCTGTTATTGAATATAGAGATGGAACAGTAATCGACGTAGTTAAAAAACCATTAGAATAA
- the citC gene encoding [citrate (pro-3S)-lyase] ligase, with protein MYDLYIKTINLKREEERERVHKFLEKFDLKLDNDVDYTLIIEQNEKIKATCSKAKNVFKCFAVSKDLQGENVTSKLISALIDKSFEEGIFHNFIFTKPDKEKIFASLNFKTLYKTDHVAFLEYGIYDIGKALDKIGKEYNINNLEEKTALVMNCNPFTLGHRYLIEYASKNSKEVIVFIVQEDKSLFPFKTRYNLVKEGTKDLENVKIIPGGEYIISSATFPTYFIREEDILVKAHAEIDAGIFGKYFGEKFNIKKRYVGEEPYCKVTNAYNQVLKNTLPKFGIELEEIKRKESQGEFISASKVRTLIREDKLNEVKSLVPSVTWGFLNSDSGKEIVEKIKKSVSPH; from the coding sequence ATGTATGACTTATATATAAAAACTATAAATTTAAAAAGAGAAGAAGAAAGGGAAAGAGTACATAAATTTTTAGAGAAATTTGATTTAAAATTAGATAATGATGTAGATTATACTCTAATTATTGAACAAAATGAAAAAATAAAGGCTACTTGCTCAAAAGCTAAAAATGTATTTAAATGTTTTGCAGTATCTAAAGATCTTCAAGGAGAAAATGTTACATCAAAATTAATATCAGCATTAATAGATAAATCCTTTGAAGAGGGGATCTTTCATAACTTTATTTTTACAAAACCAGATAAAGAAAAAATATTTGCATCATTAAATTTTAAAACATTATATAAAACTGATCATGTAGCATTTTTAGAGTATGGAATATATGACATAGGAAAGGCATTAGATAAAATTGGTAAAGAATATAATATAAATAATTTAGAAGAAAAAACAGCATTAGTAATGAATTGTAATCCGTTTACACTTGGCCATAGATATCTTATAGAATATGCTTCTAAAAATTCCAAAGAGGTTATTGTATTTATAGTACAGGAAGATAAATCCTTATTTCCATTTAAAACTAGATACAATTTAGTAAAGGAAGGTACAAAAGATTTAGAAAATGTAAAAATAATACCTGGAGGAGAATATATAATTTCATCTGCAACTTTTCCTACATATTTTATAAGAGAGGAAGATATTTTAGTTAAAGCTCATGCAGAAATTGATGCAGGAATATTTGGAAAGTATTTTGGTGAAAAATTTAATATAAAGAAAAGATATGTAGGTGAAGAACCTTATTGTAAAGTAACTAATGCTTATAATCAAGTTTTAAAAAATACTTTACCTAAATTTGGAATAGAACTTGAAGAAATAAAAAGAAAAGAGTCTCAAGGAGAATTTATAAGTGCTTCTAAAGTAAGAACATTAATAAGAGAAGATAAATTAAATGAGGTGAAAAGTTTAGTCCCATCTGTAACTTGGGGATTTTTAAATAGTGATAGTGGAAAGGAGATAGTGGAGAAAATCAAAAAAAGTGTTTCTCCCCATTAA
- the cdaA gene encoding diadenylate cyclase CdaA: MEMIDTMINSIKNMNLSSILDILAVSYIFYKGYMLIKETRAEQLLKGIIFLIILIPISKLLNLEVLSWILSNTITIGVLSFIIIFQPEIRRALEHIGRSAFNERHLTEDEHTMEKIINEIITAVDNLSKTKTGALIVIERATRLGETISTGVKIDAIVSSQLLENIFVVNTPLHDGATIIRSDRIISAGCFLPLTTNKNVDKSLGTRHRSAIGISENSDAIVVVVSEETGTISLAVNGSLTRNYDKDKLRDILFRIVKKDSTRKINLREQVTTWIRKTRENK, translated from the coding sequence ATGGAAATGATAGATACAATGATAAATTCAATAAAAAATATGAATTTGTCATCCATTTTAGATATATTAGCTGTTTCATATATTTTTTATAAAGGTTACATGTTAATAAAAGAAACTAGAGCAGAACAGCTATTGAAAGGAATTATATTTTTAATAATACTCATTCCAATTAGTAAATTATTAAATTTAGAAGTGTTGTCTTGGATATTAAGTAATACTATAACTATAGGCGTTCTTTCATTTATTATTATATTTCAACCTGAAATAAGAAGAGCGTTAGAACATATAGGAAGAAGTGCTTTTAATGAGAGGCATTTAACGGAAGATGAACATACCATGGAAAAAATAATAAATGAAATAATTACTGCTGTAGATAATTTGTCAAAAACTAAAACAGGGGCATTAATAGTAATAGAAAGAGCAACAAGACTTGGAGAAACTATAAGTACAGGTGTTAAGATAGATGCCATAGTTTCATCTCAATTATTAGAAAATATATTTGTAGTAAATACACCTTTGCATGATGGTGCTACAATAATAAGAAGCGACAGAATAATTTCAGCAGGGTGTTTTTTACCATTGACAACTAATAAAAATGTGGATAAATCTTTGGGTACAAGGCATAGATCAGCTATAGGTATTTCAGAGAATTCTGATGCTATAGTTGTTGTGGTTTCTGAAGAAACAGGTACTATATCTTTAGCTGTAAATGGAAGCTTAACTAGAAATTATGATAAGGATAAATTAAGAGATATATTATTTAGAATTGTTAAGAAGGATAGTACTAGAAAAATTAATTTAAGAGAGCAGGTGACAACATGGATAAGAAAAACAAGAGAGAACAAATAA
- the citG gene encoding triphosphoribosyl-dephospho-CoA synthase CitG, with the protein MEKFYQVSDVAFDISGLAIQAMLYEVACNPSPGLVSVVSTGSHTDMDHYTFIDSTSSFIKYLVLSVQAGFSDEDPQDILRKSRKLGIEAEKGMFKKTKGINTHKGMLFLMGICCIAIGKTIYDKKPFTEIKNIIKQMCRGLVEKELEPLKEKMNQYNSIEEMVKNEKLSYGEKLFVLYGMEGIRGEVERGIPIVFDFALDFYKSCSDLNKNDRLVNTLIGIMQYSEDSNVLHRHSMKELKKMQQDAKKIIQEGGIKTLKGKNKIIEMEKEFVKKGISPGGSADLLAITVFLSLVEEYIDEINN; encoded by the coding sequence ATGGAAAAATTTTATCAGGTATCAGATGTAGCTTTTGACATAAGCGGATTAGCTATTCAAGCTATGTTGTATGAAGTGGCTTGCAATCCATCACCAGGATTAGTATCTGTAGTTTCTACAGGATCACATACTGATATGGATCATTATACTTTTATAGATAGCACATCCTCATTTATAAAATATTTAGTTTTAAGTGTTCAAGCGGGATTTTCCGATGAAGATCCACAGGATATACTTAGAAAATCCAGGAAATTAGGAATAGAAGCAGAAAAAGGCATGTTTAAAAAAACTAAAGGAATCAATACACATAAGGGTATGTTATTTTTAATGGGCATATGTTGTATTGCCATAGGAAAAACTATATATGATAAAAAGCCATTTACCGAAATAAAAAATATAATAAAGCAAATGTGTAGAGGATTGGTTGAAAAAGAATTAGAACCTTTAAAGGAAAAGATGAACCAATACAACTCTATAGAAGAAATGGTTAAAAATGAGAAATTATCTTATGGAGAAAAACTTTTTGTGTTGTATGGAATGGAAGGAATAAGAGGAGAAGTAGAAAGAGGGATACCTATAGTATTTGATTTTGCATTGGACTTTTATAAAAGTTGTTCTGATTTAAATAAAAATGATAGATTAGTTAATACCCTAATAGGTATAATGCAATACTCAGAGGACTCTAATGTACTTCATAGACATTCTATGAAAGAACTGAAAAAAATGCAACAAGATGCAAAAAAGATAATACAAGAGGGTGGAATCAAAACCCTTAAAGGAAAAAATAAGATAATTGAAATGGAAAAGGAATTTGTAAAAAAAGGTATAAGTCCAGGAGGAAGTGCAGATCTCTTAGCTATAACAGTATTTCTGAGTTTAGTAGAAGAATATATAGATGAAATAAATAACTAA
- the trxA gene encoding thioredoxin, which produces MIKEINDSVFNSEVLDSDKVTVVDFWAPWCGPCRMLGPVIEELSEEMSDKVKFVKVNVDENPMSATQYRVASIPTVLVFKDGKIQETLVGFRPKQAMQSSIEKHI; this is translated from the coding sequence ATGATAAAAGAAATAAATGATTCAGTTTTTAATTCAGAGGTTTTAGATTCCGATAAAGTAACAGTTGTAGACTTTTGGGCACCATGGTGTGGACCTTGTAGAATGCTTGGACCAGTAATTGAAGAATTATCTGAAGAGATGTCAGATAAGGTTAAGTTTGTAAAAGTAAATGTAGATGAAAATCCAATGTCAGCAACTCAATATAGAGTAGCAAGTATACCAACAGTACTTGTATTTAAAGATGGTAAAATTCAAGAAACATTAGTAGGATTTAGACCAAAGCAAGCAATGCAATCTTCAATAGAAAAACACATATAA
- the citD gene encoding citrate lyase acyl carrier protein: MKVNKVAKAGTLESNDILIMVMPNDKPGIEIELESIVMKQFGDQIHKVLSSKAKKLGLDGVKIQAQDKGALDYTIEARLETAVNRAQ; this comes from the coding sequence ATGAAAGTTAATAAAGTTGCAAAAGCTGGAACTTTGGAATCAAATGATATCCTTATAATGGTAATGCCAAATGATAAACCAGGAATTGAAATAGAACTTGAAAGTATAGTTATGAAACAATTTGGAGATCAAATTCATAAGGTTTTATCATCTAAAGCAAAAAAATTAGGATTAGATGGCGTGAAAATTCAAGCACAAGATAAGGGTGCTTTAGATTATACAATAGAAGCAAGATTGGAAACAGCTGTTAATAGAGCACAGTAA
- a CDS encoding CdaR family protein — MDKKNKREQIIIKICCVIAAFGAWLYITSVLNPIKTSKKDIPVIIENEDVLRRSNLVLVSDKDLHVTLLLKGPINDIYSVKENQFKIVLDLQSYILKKGENNVPVKLEKIPKNIKVMNEENLWVKIMVDELTDKKLPLSIKTKGKAGEGYYNLPYSSNIKEVVLRGASKHINSVATAEAVVDLNNAEKDIDVSVPIKAFDSNGNEVKSVSLDPGVARIKIPVKKVSTVNVNVKYDLDSNRELKEIKSTPDKVKIIGDEDVINNIRSIDTETINLNNLNNGDEIQAKLVLPKNISLVKEQSIYVKVKVYFNGEEENNEINKQISIAIKPINYDENKYDVKLDQDKVTLNLSGNLENMNLQNIRCYIDLASLKEGDYNLPIKIELPNGLNLISKSPENIKVQINSKGTSEGENAS, encoded by the coding sequence ATGGATAAGAAAAACAAGAGAGAACAAATAATAATAAAGATATGTTGTGTCATTGCTGCTTTTGGAGCATGGTTATATATAACTAGTGTACTAAATCCAATAAAAACTTCTAAAAAAGATATACCAGTAATTATAGAAAATGAAGATGTTTTAAGAAGGTCTAATTTAGTATTAGTGTCAGATAAAGATTTACATGTAACACTTTTATTAAAGGGTCCTATAAATGACATATATTCAGTAAAAGAAAATCAATTTAAAATAGTATTAGATCTTCAATCTTATATTTTAAAAAAAGGAGAAAATAATGTACCTGTAAAATTAGAAAAGATTCCTAAAAATATAAAGGTAATGAATGAAGAAAATCTTTGGGTAAAAATAATGGTAGATGAGCTTACAGATAAGAAGTTACCATTAAGCATTAAAACTAAGGGAAAAGCAGGAGAAGGGTATTATAATTTACCCTATAGTTCAAACATAAAAGAAGTTGTTTTAAGAGGAGCTAGTAAACATATAAATTCAGTTGCAACAGCTGAAGCAGTAGTAGACTTAAACAATGCTGAAAAAGATATAGATGTATCAGTTCCAATAAAAGCTTTTGATTCAAATGGAAATGAAGTGAAATCTGTTTCCTTAGATCCAGGAGTAGCAAGAATAAAAATACCTGTAAAAAAGGTTAGTACAGTTAATGTTAATGTTAAATATGATTTAGATTCTAATAGAGAGTTAAAAGAAATAAAAAGTACACCAGATAAAGTAAAAATTATTGGAGATGAAGATGTAATAAATAACATAAGAAGCATAGATACAGAAACTATAAATTTAAATAATTTGAATAATGGAGATGAAATTCAGGCAAAATTAGTGTTACCTAAAAATATTTCTCTTGTAAAAGAACAAAGTATTTATGTTAAAGTAAAGGTATATTTTAATGGGGAAGAGGAAAATAATGAAATAAATAAACAAATTTCTATTGCAATTAAACCTATAAATTATGATGAAAATAAATATGATGTAAAATTAGACCAAGATAAAGTAACATTGAATTTATCAGGAAATTTAGAGAACATGAATTTACAGAATATAAGATGTTATATAGATTTAGCATCACTAAAAGAAGGAGATTATAATTTACCTATAAAGATAGAATTGCCTAATGGATTGAATTTAATTAGTAAATCTCCAGAAAATATTAAAGTTCAAATAAATTCTAAAGGAACATCGGAGGGAGAAAATGCCAGTTAG
- a CDS encoding tetratricopeptide repeat protein, translated as MQSSKKLYLKALNEYNNGYINKALELCEESISINMNNSAAINLKGLLLYLKGNLKEAKALWKMNIHINKDSVSEKYLQDSLEDSIRDNLIKDALKLIEEEKIDKAIILLNKCAESDFNYINVNNYFSLCYISKGEYSKAKIYIDKVLKLDKKNKLAIENSKKLYSLGKIKNNNNKWILSLISIIFTVLIVVSISTIKNKEFFKSNKSISVNLNKEKDKSNIKETKQDKKLNNLDKKNENKEIIFKYNELKDYISKKDYEKIYGELNEVDVNKISVNEKFLYNEGKELLEQEGAEYFYNNGINYLEKKEYKKAKEYLTKSYNFANKSWIYPHNIYMLGLCNQEVGNIEEAIKYYEIYDKNFKDNTYSDIVLYNLSILYKNIDINKSKNYAKKLVNNYSSSIYNNSNIKNILDK; from the coding sequence ATGCAAAGTTCAAAAAAACTATATCTAAAAGCTCTTAATGAATACAATAATGGATACATAAATAAGGCTCTAGAGTTATGTGAGGAAAGTATATCTATAAATATGAATAATTCTGCAGCTATAAATTTAAAAGGACTTTTACTTTATTTAAAAGGAAATCTTAAGGAAGCAAAAGCTTTATGGAAAATGAATATTCATATAAATAAAGATAGCGTTTCAGAAAAATATCTACAAGACAGTTTAGAAGATAGCATTAGAGATAATTTAATTAAAGATGCGTTAAAACTAATAGAAGAAGAAAAAATAGATAAAGCTATAATTTTATTGAATAAATGTGCAGAAAGTGATTTTAATTATATAAATGTAAATAATTATTTCTCACTTTGCTATATAAGTAAAGGAGAATATTCAAAAGCTAAAATATATATAGATAAAGTATTAAAATTAGATAAGAAAAACAAATTAGCTATTGAAAATAGCAAAAAATTATATTCATTAGGTAAAATAAAGAATAACAATAATAAATGGATATTATCATTGATTTCTATTATTTTTACAGTACTAATTGTTGTATCCATTAGTACTATAAAAAATAAAGAGTTTTTTAAAAGTAACAAATCAATTAGTGTTAATTTAAATAAGGAAAAGGATAAAAGTAATATTAAAGAAACAAAACAAGATAAGAAATTAAATAATTTAGATAAAAAAAATGAAAACAAAGAAATTATATTTAAATATAATGAACTAAAAGATTATATATCTAAAAAGGATTATGAAAAAATATATGGTGAATTAAATGAAGTTGATGTGAATAAAATTAGTGTAAATGAAAAATTTTTATACAATGAAGGAAAAGAATTATTGGAACAAGAAGGTGCAGAATATTTTTATAATAATGGCATAAATTATTTAGAAAAAAAAGAATACAAAAAAGCTAAAGAATATCTAACAAAATCCTATAATTTTGCAAACAAATCTTGGATATATCCTCATAATATATACATGCTTGGTTTGTGTAACCAAGAAGTTGGAAATATAGAAGAAGCTATAAAATATTATGAAATTTATGATAAGAATTTTAAAGATAACACATATAGTGATATAGTTTTGTATAATTTATCTATATTGTATAAGAATATAGATATAAATAAAAGTAAAAACTATGCTAAAAAGCTTGTAAATAATTATTCTAGTTCTATATATAATAATTCAAATATAAAAAATATACTAGATAAGTAA
- a CDS encoding NAD(P)/FAD-dependent oxidoreductase — protein MRYDIAIIGSGPAGLSSAINAKIRNKNIIVFGNKDLSNKLVKAPLINNYLGLPNIKGESLKEAFQNHINNMGIEITYERVNAVYAMGEYFSLMVNDKMYESRSLIIATGIEYTKPLKGEEEFLGRGVGYCATCDAPLYKNKNVIIIGHNKEAEDEANFVSELTSKTYYVPMYEGNYLLNNNIEIIKDRPLEITGQDKVEKLVLKNGEINTDGIFVLKDSISPGQLVPGLEIEGDHIKVDRSMKTNIEGCFAAGDCIGKPYQYIKAAGEGQVAALSAVSYLDSMKNK, from the coding sequence ATGAGATATGATATTGCAATAATAGGAAGTGGACCAGCAGGACTTTCATCAGCTATAAATGCAAAAATAAGAAATAAAAATATAATAGTATTTGGAAATAAGGACTTAAGTAATAAATTAGTTAAAGCTCCTTTAATAAATAATTATCTTGGATTACCAAATATAAAAGGAGAAAGTCTAAAAGAAGCTTTTCAAAATCATATAAATAATATGGGCATAGAAATAACTTATGAAAGAGTTAATGCTGTATATGCCATGGGAGAATATTTTTCTTTAATGGTAAATGATAAGATGTATGAATCAAGAAGTTTGATAATAGCCACAGGAATAGAATATACAAAACCATTAAAAGGTGAAGAAGAATTCTTAGGCAGAGGTGTAGGGTATTGTGCAACATGTGACGCACCTTTATATAAAAATAAAAATGTTATAATAATAGGACATAATAAAGAAGCAGAAGATGAAGCAAATTTTGTAAGTGAATTAACATCAAAAACTTATTATGTGCCAATGTATGAAGGAAATTACTTGTTAAATAATAATATTGAAATAATAAAAGATAGACCTTTAGAAATTACAGGACAAGACAAGGTGGAAAAATTAGTATTAAAAAATGGAGAGATAAATACAGACGGAATATTTGTGTTAAAAGACAGTATATCGCCAGGTCAATTAGTTCCAGGGTTAGAAATAGAAGGTGATCATATAAAAGTAGATAGAAGCATGAAAACTAATATAGAAGGCTGTTTTGCAGCAGGGGACTGTATAGGTAAACCATATCAATATATAAAAGCTGCTGGAGAAGGACAAGTGGCAGCATTAAGTGCTGTGTCTTATTTGGATAGTATGAAAAACAAGTAA
- a CDS encoding HpcH/HpaI aldolase/citrate lyase family protein, which yields MKKLRRTMLFMPGNNPGMLQNAPILGADSVILDLEDAVSLTEKDAARALVCGAIKNLDYSQVELVVRINPLDTEFGLTDLEEIARVKPDTILVPKATKEQLQDVDKIVSRIEEEEGFEKGSIRLFGLIETAYSLETVYDVATASDRLEGLLLGAEDLTSDFGIKRTKESNEIYYARCRFSAACRAAKIDAIDTPFTDTNDYEALRLDTEKAKNIAFTGKAAINPRQIDTIHSVFNPTEEEIKHAVRVLEARDEAFAKGLGVFSLDGKMVDAPVINRATTTVELAKTLGIIK from the coding sequence ATGAAAAAGTTAAGAAGAACAATGCTATTTATGCCTGGAAACAACCCAGGTATGTTACAAAATGCACCTATACTTGGAGCTGACTCTGTAATATTAGACTTAGAAGATGCTGTTAGCTTAACAGAAAAGGATGCTGCAAGAGCATTAGTTTGTGGTGCTATAAAAAATTTAGATTATTCTCAAGTTGAATTAGTTGTGAGAATAAATCCATTAGATACTGAATTTGGACTAACTGATTTAGAAGAAATTGCAAGAGTTAAACCAGATACTATATTAGTTCCAAAAGCTACAAAGGAACAATTACAAGATGTTGATAAAATAGTATCCAGAATAGAAGAAGAAGAAGGATTCGAAAAAGGAAGCATAAGACTATTTGGACTTATAGAAACTGCATATAGTCTTGAAACAGTATATGATGTAGCTACTGCTTCAGATAGATTAGAAGGATTGCTTTTAGGGGCAGAAGATTTAACATCAGACTTTGGAATTAAGAGAACAAAAGAAAGTAATGAAATTTACTATGCAAGATGCAGATTTTCAGCAGCTTGTAGAGCAGCAAAAATAGATGCTATAGATACACCATTTACAGATACAAATGACTATGAAGCTTTAAGATTAGATACAGAAAAAGCAAAGAATATAGCATTTACAGGAAAAGCTGCTATAAATCCAAGACAAATAGACACAATCCACTCAGTATTTAACCCAACAGAAGAAGAAATAAAACATGCAGTAAGAGTTTTAGAAGCAAGAGATGAAGCTTTTGCAAAAGGACTTGGAGTATTCTCATTAGATGGTAAGATGGTAGACGCACCAGTAATAAATAGAGCGACTACAACAGTAGAATTAGCAAAAACATTAGGAATAATAAAATAA
- the citX gene encoding citrate lyase holo-[acyl-carrier protein] synthase, with amino-acid sequence MKDYTAMDILLAREERVEFQNTLLEKYKLPMLCLRVNYPGVIKDNETSRGISNILKAEIEDKFDTQIVYKCYKVTAEGPILILIIDNIAEEIKKYSIYVEQNHLLGRCVDIDVYNVDGTGISRTYLGYKPRKCFICEDMAQNCVRSRKHSMEQVINYIEEQYKKFNNINI; translated from the coding sequence ATGAAAGATTATACAGCAATGGATATATTATTAGCAAGAGAAGAAAGGGTAGAATTTCAAAATACCCTTTTAGAGAAATATAAATTGCCAATGTTATGTCTAAGAGTAAATTATCCAGGAGTTATAAAAGATAATGAAACATCAAGAGGCATAAGTAATATTTTAAAAGCAGAAATAGAAGATAAATTTGATACGCAAATTGTATATAAATGTTATAAAGTAACAGCAGAAGGACCTATATTAATTCTAATTATAGATAATATTGCCGAGGAAATAAAAAAATATAGCATATATGTAGAACAAAATCATTTACTCGGAAGATGTGTTGATATAGATGTATATAATGTAGATGGAACAGGTATTAGCAGAACTTACTTAGGATATAAACCAAGAAAATGTTTTATATGTGAGGATATGGCGCAAAACTGCGTAAGATCAAGAAAACACAGTATGGAACAGGTCATAAATTATATAGAGGAACAATATAAAAAATTTAATAATATAAATATTTAA
- a CDS encoding cell wall hydrolase: MKKKFTLFIILNSIFLMFSYNVKAFSSDYINTTVFRDEGEIVQIFNTSKGNIYINSTDIDLMAKVVFGESRGEPYEGKVAVASVILNRVYTPGFPKSIREVILQPSAFSCVINNTVQGTPDESCYNAVWDALKGYDPTNNALFFYNPKISTCDWMSNINKSNIKSIGNHVFFIAK, from the coding sequence TTGAAAAAAAAATTTACTTTATTTATAATTTTAAATTCTATATTTTTAATGTTTTCATATAACGTTAAGGCTTTTTCAAGTGATTACATTAATACAACCGTATTTAGAGATGAAGGAGAAATTGTCCAAATCTTTAATACTTCAAAAGGCAATATTTATATAAATAGTACAGATATAGACTTAATGGCCAAAGTTGTTTTTGGTGAAAGTCGTGGTGAACCTTATGAGGGTAAGGTAGCAGTGGCTTCTGTTATATTAAATAGGGTATATACACCAGGATTTCCAAAGTCTATAAGAGAAGTTATATTACAACCTTCTGCTTTTTCTTGTGTAATTAATAATACAGTACAGGGAACTCCAGATGAAAGTTGTTATAATGCGGTTTGGGATGCTTTAAAAGGCTATGATCCTACAAATAATGCTTTATTCTTTTATAATCCTAAAATTTCTACCTGTGATTGGATGTCAAATATTAATAAATCTAATATAAAATCCATAGGTAATCATGTTTTTTTTATAGCAAAATAA